The segment AACATCTCCGACCAGAACGGTATCTCCTTCATTGTCTTCGTAGACCAAAGTGTATTGTCTGTTTATATTAGCCAAATCGTTCTTAGTGAAGAGTTGGTCAACGGCATGTGAAAGCTGTTGGTAGTTGTTAAAAGCGGAGAGGTTGACTTTTCTTCCAATGAGAACTCCTTCCATATTGATCTTAACGTACAACTCTCTCACTTCATCGTTCACTCCCTTCTTCATCTCCTCTTTTGGCTGCACCATTAGGTTTCGCCGGGATGATCTCACCGGCGGCCATCCCACCACCGGAGCTGTCTCAACCCTGTTTCCGCCAAAATCGTATTATAATTCATAAACAAGTTTTTTATAATAATCAGAGCCAAAATACACACTAACATCCAAAAACTATGGGAAATAGATTTTCTTTATGTTTAACATTTCCAAAGTGGGAAAATAACTAATACTATTTAAGATATAAGGCGACTTTAAATCCATTGATAAACAAGTTCATAATGACGAGATTGTAAGAACGAACTAAGAGAAACCTGTTATTGAAAACAAATGATGTTTCTTTGGCGAGGCTTCTTTGTGTTGATCCATTGATGTTGTTGTTGGATGTGAGTTGTTGACAGGGAGGAGCCAGCCTAAGCTCcaatctcttctcttcttccatTTTTAAGTTTGTGTTGTGTTTTGGTGTTGGGGAGTAGTATTATATGGGTTGTTGGTTGGCAAGGAACTACAATCTCAGTCTTTACAAAAGTaacttttgttttctaatataagaaaatacatttttatttgcatAAATAGTCATCTAACAGAGATCTTACATGTATGGATTCAAAATGTCAAAATGATTTACATACGTGTATGAATATGACACGAATTGATggatgttttttgttttctttactgCTGTACGTGTGTATGATAACATACGTACTTTTGACACTTTggattttaatttctttttttttttgataaaaaaaaaggattttaaTTTCATACCGATATATGTGTGTAACCATATTTACATATCATGACTCATGAGACAAAAACATATATCATGCATATGGTTGTCATGTGATCATCAag is part of the Brassica rapa cultivar Chiifu-401-42 chromosome A09, CAAS_Brap_v3.01, whole genome shotgun sequence genome and harbors:
- the LOC103837105 gene encoding auxin-responsive protein IAA28; protein product: MEEEKRLELRLAPPCQQLTSNNNINGSTQRSLAKETSFVFNNRVETAPVVGWPPVRSSRRNLMVQPKEEMKKGVNDEVRELYVKINMEGVLIGRKVNLSAFNNYQQLSHAVDQLFTKNDLANINRQYTLVYEDNEGDTVLVGDVPWEMFVSTVKRLHVLKTSHASMLSPRKHGKA